Genomic window (Dyadobacter fanqingshengii):
CTAATTCAAAATGAAAACAGTGAATTCGCACTCTACACAGACAAAGAAGTCTTATCGCAAACCAACCTTGAACAGGTTCGGAAATGTTGCTAAATTGACAAAAGGAAAATTAGGCAGCGCTGCTGATCTTGGCCCTACGTTTGATTTCGACGGACTTTGATCTGAGATTAAATAACTTCCCCTGGTGATTATTCAAGGTGTAGTTAGTTTTGATAATCTTCCGTGTGCAAGTACCGAAGACAAAATTAATGACATTATAACCTGGGAGAATGGATGGTTCTCATCCGTAACATTAACCCCTAGTACGAGGCTGCAACATGTCTTCGCATTAGGGGTTAATTTTTTGGGTAACCGGGAGCCGGAATATTTAAACCAAACATACGCTGGTAAATCGACTGGCTTTCAGTTCGATTCCGATTTATCAAATCCTGAATCAGATTTCGATCCAGGCAATTTTGGTGCTTGGTTTGATGAAACTCGCCAAACGCTTTACCTAACCAGGGATGTTTTTGGGGTTATTCCCACTTACTATCTTTATGTTCCGGACTCTTTCGTGGCATTTTCGACTAGCCTCGTCTCTTTGATTAAAATGCCCGTATGTCGCCCCTATTTACAGCTGGACTCCGATAGAATCGTTTCTTATTCCCGTTTTCGGGGTGATCAGTCTGGTAGTTATTCCTCTGGGACTTTTTTTAAAAATATTAAGACTGTTCTTCCCGGACACATTATTTCCGTATCGTCAGATAATATTACAAGCAGGCCGTTTGCCCGCTTTGATCCTGATAAATGGAACCATTTGCATTCAATTGAAGAATATGGGCGAGCCTTCAAAGATCTTTTTTTCAAATCCGTTGAGCGGACCATTGGGCGTGATGAAGCGAAAGTTGGCTCGCACCTGAGTGGTGGGATGGACTCATCCTCCATCAGTGCGGTTGCCAAGGCACTCGACCCGGGACTTGCATTGCATACGCTATATTTGGATACAAAAACAAAATATTCAGATGAGATTGGATTTGCTGGGGAAGTCGCGGAAAAAATCGGTTCGATACACCACGAAGTGCCTCCTTCCAATGAAGATTTTGAAATAATATCCCGCTACACATCTGTTTACGGGCATCCGGAATGTATGGTTATAAGCCCTTCGTCTCAGGGAAGTCTGATGGAATTTGCAAGTCATCTCGGATGTAAAGTTCTATTGATAGGTCATGATGGCGACTCTGTCGTGGGAAGCGGCCTCGAAAAATTGACAAAAGCCTACTTTGAGAGAGATTGGTCTCACCTGAGAGCGCTAATCCTGAAAAGAGCTCCATACGCTTCTTTAAGCCGTGTAATTCCTCAGTGGGAGATTCTAAATCCGGGTGAGAAGATTAGCAGATACACAAAGCATTTGATTGTCAGCAAGTTCTTTGAGCAGCTCAAACGGCTCAAACCTTTGGAAATAGGGAAGCTCCTTATTGAATCTTCAAGGCAAATGAATGTTTCAATATGGCATTTTTTCACAGCGGGGATGGAAAGGCTTTGGAAAAAGCTCATCAAAACAAAAACACTTGAAGGGACAATTCTTAAACAGGAATTTGCTGCCGTTCATGTAGCCAAACGGGAAAATCTGGCTGACTTACTTAGAGGAGATTTACCGCTGACATACAAAGTATGGTTTGACGATGTTTTTAACGGTCAGACTATTATCGCCAGTGAGCAATTTTTTGCACTGGGAAATCATTATGCCTTGGAAAACCGGTTCCCATTTTATGATAAGGACCTCTTTGAACTATGCATTTCAGTTCCGATGGAGGTGAAATTCGGCAGAGGAATTGGACGTGAACATTTCAGAGAAGCAATGAAAGGTCTGCTGCCTGAGTCTGTGAGAAGCAGGGCTGGCAAAGCCAATTTTAGCATATATGGCCGGGAAGCGGCCCTTCGGCTATATCATCAATCAACCGGGCTAATGCAGGATGACAGTAACTTTGTCTGGCACTTTGTGGATAAGCAAAAGTATCTCAATTCAGCGGCGATTCTGGTGGACCAACACGCGTCCGAATCCAATCACACACTGTCCCAATTCCATGTAACACGCGCTATATCACTTGCAATTTGGTTTGACTGGCTGAAAAAGAACGATTTACTTCCGACAACTTCGTAGCACCCACTCGCGACTAACAGCTATTTTAGGATTACCACTCTGCCGGAGAAAATTTTTCGCGTCTCAGTTCCCGTTTTTAAATTCAGCTTATAAACATACGTTCCGGACGGAATATGTAGGTCCGGGATCCAATACCAGTCCTTTGTTCCAGCACTTCCTAATTGAACGTCCCCTTCATCCAGAGCAACCCCTTTAAGCGAATACATTGTCCAGTGAACCGATTGTTCAGCCTCTTTGCTCCCGGCGTCTAAACGGAACCTAACATAGGACGAAGCTGGGTTTGGGCTTACTGTGAGCTGATTTTCCTGATTTTCCTCTATTACCTTAAATACAATGCGATAGGGGTTGGCCGAAGCATTGGAAGATGCATCTTTTGCATTAACCAGTAATTCATATGTGCCTGGTTTCAAGTCCTGAGCTTGGTAAGTTATCGTTATAGATCTCTCTGTTAAGGACGATATTTTAAGACCATTGCCTGAATAGGAAAGCTTAGTAAAGTCACAATCGCTGCCCTCGCAAGGCTTGATGAAAACATTGACCAGTGAAGTGTCGGGAGACAAAATGCGATCATCCTCGAGCTTAATAGCGATCGATGTACCGGGATCGACCACGTCATTATTTTCAATAATTCTATCATCGAATTTAACTTCCAAAACCGGCGCAATCAAATCCTTCAACGGAGCACTTGGGTAGAAATTTAATGTTTTGGCGACATCCCATTCAACAATAAGCTCGGAATTATTATTCCCTTTGCTCAACTCTGGCAGCGTATTAACAGGGTCTATTTTGAAAAGAATCCGCTTAATATTTTTTCTGTTTGCAAATGAGAATGATAGTGTATCCTGATAAGCCATAGCAGAAACGGTCTCATTTTTTATTTCATTTTTACCATCGTTGTATTGTATTTCGACTTGGACAGGCACTTTTTGATCCTTCATGTAGCGCCCTTCATTTGCTAACTGAACAACTGCCCGAATGGTGGCTGAGTTGTCGATCGTTTTACCGGCGGATTCAGAATAGAGCAGAATAGCATCATTTGCCCCAACGGCGTAGTCAGGCTTACTTACTGTGACCACTTTAATTGCCGGATCGCCTTGCAACAATGATTGATGAATGTTCGCGATGTCGTATTGATTGGCACCGGCACTCACAATCTTCTGGGCAACTACGGCCTGGACTCTGCCGATAGAAGCGCTGGAAGTCGCTTCGTCTGCAAACATTGTGTTGTAGAGATTACTCAGGTATTTGCTGGATGAACTCACATAACTTTCAAATGAATTGGCAACCAAGGCAACCGTGCCCTTTTTCGGCGTTAGTATCCAATCCATAGATAACGGTCTCCGGTCTGATGCAGTCGGACTGGTGTTATACCTGGCCGCAAAAACGTTTCCTACACCGCATCCATTGAAAAACATGAAAGGATATTTCTTATAATTATTGTACCCCCTGTCAGCGTCTGTAATGTAGCCCATATCCAGGTCGGTAACAGTTGCAGACCCATGTCCGAAATAAGTGATCATGCCGACGCCCTCGTTAACTTGCGGCGTAATGTTCACCTTTTCAACCTCGGAAATGGCCTGCTGCTTTACAAAAGGCGTTACACGCCCGCCAACAAACCCATTTTCAACAGCCGGTTTGAGCGTTTCAAGCACATTTTTTAGCTGAGTTATTTCACTCGCTGACTTTCCTCCATTCAAATGTAAAATCTGCTTTCTCCAACCCAGTTCCTCACCATCATTCAATTCATATTCTTTTACTTTTTCCAAATAGTCCTTAATGTGCTGATCTGTCATTGCGGGCAAGCGACCTACGCTCAAAGCGGGAACGTCACGGCTTACCCCGCCTAGTCCTTCAACCAAAAGAATGTCTGAGGCTGGAAACCCGATAGTTGGAACCTCTTCCGGCAGTTCTTTTTTCATGCGTTCGGTCAATGATATTGATTTCCCGATCAGAAAAAGGGATTTGTTCTTTACCCCATCTGAAATCATATAATCAGCGAATCGACGAATACCGAGCGGACTAGGTTCACCGTAATTAAACTGATTATACACATCCTTAATGTTCGCCACCACTGTTTTAAAGCCTCCGCCCGTTTGTGAAGCACGATACGCAGCATATTCAGTCGATCCGGCCAGCAAATTTTCACCACTCACAATCATGTAGTTCGCGGCTTTCGGATCAAACCTTTGAAATGTAACAGCACTGACCTTCGTTGCAGGAACTGCGATTACCTCATTTGTAACCAATAATTTTGACGTCTTACCTGATTTTCGGGGAACCATGAAATTGGCGACATTACCAGCGATGACACGCAATGTGTCTGTTATATCATAAACTTTTACGCCCGCCGGTGCGCCCGTAGTCGCAACTTTGCTTAATATGCCTGCTTGCGGGTCAAGGGTTAATTCAACCGATTTTTTGGAAGCTATTGAGAAATTTTGCGGATAACTCACCGTGAAGTAAGCCAGCGAAAACCGCTCGTATTGATCGGTGCTAACCGACTTCAATGCAATAACCCCTTTAAAATTGGCATCCAAATCTGCTTTTTCAATTTCAAATTCACCATCTACCCCCTCGAAATTGGAACTGGCCAGGACTTTCGCCAACCTAAGCGTTTGTTCCGTTTTGCCGATGTAGACCTCCACTTT
Coding sequences:
- a CDS encoding asparagine synthase-related protein, with protein sequence MIIQGVVSFDNLPCASTEDKINDIITWENGWFSSVTLTPSTRLQHVFALGVNFLGNREPEYLNQTYAGKSTGFQFDSDLSNPESDFDPGNFGAWFDETRQTLYLTRDVFGVIPTYYLYVPDSFVAFSTSLVSLIKMPVCRPYLQLDSDRIVSYSRFRGDQSGSYSSGTFFKNIKTVLPGHIISVSSDNITSRPFARFDPDKWNHLHSIEEYGRAFKDLFFKSVERTIGRDEAKVGSHLSGGMDSSSISAVAKALDPGLALHTLYLDTKTKYSDEIGFAGEVAEKIGSIHHEVPPSNEDFEIISRYTSVYGHPECMVISPSSQGSLMEFASHLGCKVLLIGHDGDSVVGSGLEKLTKAYFERDWSHLRALILKRAPYASLSRVIPQWEILNPGEKISRYTKHLIVSKFFEQLKRLKPLEIGKLLIESSRQMNVSIWHFFTAGMERLWKKLIKTKTLEGTILKQEFAAVHVAKRENLADLLRGDLPLTYKVWFDDVFNGQTIIASEQFFALGNHYALENRFPFYDKDLFELCISVPMEVKFGRGIGREHFREAMKGLLPESVRSRAGKANFSIYGREAALRLYHQSTGLMQDDSNFVWHFVDKQKYLNSAAILVDQHASESNHTLSQFHVTRAISLAIWFDWLKKNDLLPTTS
- a CDS encoding lasso RiPP family leader peptide-containing protein, yielding MKTVNSHSTQTKKSYRKPTLNRFGNVAKLTKGKLGSAADLGPTFDFDGL
- the porU2 gene encoding putative type IX secretion system sortase PorU2; translated protein: MMIKHTLHLLFSISLTFLCIREGFAQSAAPYANSWINYEQPYVKIAVNAKGIHKVPFSVLPASFPVNQPEKLQLWHLGKQVAIIIENKEISFYGVPNTGESDSLLYRPMSSRLNPFYSIYSDESAYFLTVSSSKSLRAETVTRAVNESTPAVGYHIAKMSTVLSTDYSLGANSPLRPNFFNSFFEKGASRTGPNILKNVQSVYPIQLTNLVSNSIKPKVKLLVHGRSNNERKVEVYIGKTEQTLRLAKVLASSNFEGVDGEFEIEKADLDANFKGVIALKSVSTDQYERFSLAYFTVSYPQNFSIASKKSVELTLDPQAGILSKVATTGAPAGVKVYDITDTLRVIAGNVANFMVPRKSGKTSKLLVTNEVIAVPATKVSAVTFQRFDPKAANYMIVSGENLLAGSTEYAAYRASQTGGGFKTVVANIKDVYNQFNYGEPSPLGIRRFADYMISDGVKNKSLFLIGKSISLTERMKKELPEEVPTIGFPASDILLVEGLGGVSRDVPALSVGRLPAMTDQHIKDYLEKVKEYELNDGEELGWRKQILHLNGGKSASEITQLKNVLETLKPAVENGFVGGRVTPFVKQQAISEVEKVNITPQVNEGVGMITYFGHGSATVTDLDMGYITDADRGYNNYKKYPFMFFNGCGVGNVFAARYNTSPTASDRRPLSMDWILTPKKGTVALVANSFESYVSSSSKYLSNLYNTMFADEATSSASIGRVQAVVAQKIVSAGANQYDIANIHQSLLQGDPAIKVVTVSKPDYAVGANDAILLYSESAGKTIDNSATIRAVVQLANEGRYMKDQKVPVQVEIQYNDGKNEIKNETVSAMAYQDTLSFSFANRKNIKRILFKIDPVNTLPELSKGNNNSELIVEWDVAKTLNFYPSAPLKDLIAPVLEVKFDDRIIENNDVVDPGTSIAIKLEDDRILSPDTSLVNVFIKPCEGSDCDFTKLSYSGNGLKISSLTERSITITYQAQDLKPGTYELLVNAKDASSNASANPYRIVFKVIEENQENQLTVSPNPASSYVRFRLDAGSKEAEQSVHWTMYSLKGVALDEGDVQLGSAGTKDWYWIPDLHIPSGTYVYKLNLKTGTETRKIFSGRVVILK